The following proteins come from a genomic window of Edaphobacter sp. 4G125:
- a CDS encoding superoxide dismutase, giving the protein MAYELPPLPYDYAALEPHIDEATMKLHHDKHHQAYVTNLNGAIEKHPELGSKSPEDLIKNLGAIPEDVRKVVQNNGGGHVNHTMFWQIMKPKGGGEPTGEVAAQIKADFGDFESFKKQFNETTAKQFGSGWGWLIFEGGKLKIVTTANQDNPLSQGHYPILGNDVWEHAYYLKYQNKRPDYLAAWWSTVNWDEVNKRFATAKSYK; this is encoded by the coding sequence GTGGCTTACGAACTTCCCCCTCTGCCCTACGACTATGCCGCACTGGAGCCCCACATCGACGAAGCGACCATGAAGCTCCATCACGACAAGCATCACCAGGCCTACGTAACCAACCTCAATGGCGCTATCGAAAAGCATCCCGAGCTCGGCTCCAAGTCACCTGAAGATCTCATCAAGAACCTCGGCGCGATCCCCGAAGATGTGCGCAAAGTTGTGCAGAATAACGGCGGCGGACACGTCAACCACACCATGTTCTGGCAGATCATGAAGCCTAAGGGTGGCGGCGAGCCTACCGGCGAAGTCGCAGCCCAGATCAAGGCTGACTTCGGTGACTTCGAATCTTTCAAGAAGCAGTTCAACGAGACTACCGCAAAGCAGTTCGGCTCTGGCTGGGGCTGGCTCATCTTCGAGGGTGGCAAGCTGAAGATCGTCACCACCGCCAACCAGGACAATCCCCTCTCGCAGGGCCACTACCCCATCCTCGGCAACGACGTTTGGGAGCATGCCTATTACTTGAAATATCAGAACAAGCGTCCTGACTATCTCGCCGCATGGTGGAGCACCGTCAACTGGGATGAGGTCAACAAGCGTTTCGCCACTGCAAAGAGCTATAAGTAA
- a CDS encoding glycoside hydrolase family 15 protein — MSMLAAGYRWLDDEGAAFGAPGLEGRWTSSRKDAVGTAYSASSRVWYTLSHGILNEIYFPTIDRPQTRDMELLFSDGETFVHEEKRDLEYEFEYVDRAALAVKVKSKERGGRYWVTKTFIANPHSSVVLMHVKVEGEKALLQRMKCYALLAPHLNGGGAGNSARSIDVAGKRSLLAWKENTSLAMGANCGFTRSSCGYVGSSDGYQDLFDDMRMTWQFGQALDGNIAVMGEIDLEKNPEFTIAIAFGDGHHAALTGMLQSLATPFEDHLKRFLVQWERARSPEHLTKAATDGGWLARISQNVLLTHEDKSFSGAFIASASIPWGASKGDYDLGGYHLVWTRDMVQTATALLACDREDTALRALVYLACTQRPDGSFAQNFWIDGTPYWQGIQLDEVAFPIILAWRLWKREKLGSFQVFPFVERAASFLIKYAPITQQERWEETAGYSPSTLAAVIAGLICAADIARAHASLELAGFLEGYADWIEAHLDEWTTTDDGVVLPEVKRHYVRVHPPCPGEPFHDDSVPVGSFRIANRGPEEKSVFEAREVVDGGFLELVRYGIRRADDPLIVDSLKVVDHVLKVDTPFGPCWRRYNHDGYGQKKDGGPYDGWGQGRPWPLLTGERAHYELAAGKNCSKLTTAIEGFSSKGGMLPEQIWDEADLPSRRMYLGRSAGAAQPLVWAHSEYLKLLRSLADGEVFDRIPIVAERYAVAPGERNFKNHLEIYSAGRPVRKIRAGSTLRIVDMGHFRAVYTTDDWSTVKEVVSTLVSASGAYVDIATDAKQAGKIIFTQCWPQDGEPDRWLGKNVEVEIVS, encoded by the coding sequence ATGAGCATGCTTGCGGCAGGTTACCGTTGGCTGGACGATGAGGGAGCAGCATTTGGCGCACCAGGACTGGAAGGGCGATGGACCTCGAGCCGGAAGGATGCTGTGGGAACAGCGTATTCGGCTTCGAGCCGAGTTTGGTACACGCTCTCGCATGGAATCCTGAACGAGATTTATTTTCCAACGATCGATCGTCCGCAGACGCGCGATATGGAACTGCTGTTTAGCGACGGCGAGACATTCGTACATGAAGAGAAGCGTGACTTGGAGTACGAGTTCGAGTATGTAGATAGAGCTGCGCTGGCAGTCAAGGTGAAGTCGAAAGAACGTGGCGGACGATATTGGGTGACGAAGACCTTTATTGCGAATCCGCACTCGTCTGTTGTGCTGATGCACGTCAAAGTCGAAGGCGAGAAGGCGCTTTTGCAGCGGATGAAGTGCTATGCTCTGCTGGCCCCGCATTTGAACGGAGGTGGTGCGGGAAACTCAGCGCGAAGCATCGATGTTGCGGGGAAACGAAGCCTGTTGGCGTGGAAGGAGAATACGTCGCTGGCGATGGGAGCCAATTGCGGATTTACACGGTCGTCATGCGGCTATGTCGGTTCGAGCGATGGATATCAGGACTTGTTTGATGACATGCGCATGACATGGCAGTTTGGGCAGGCGCTGGATGGGAATATCGCCGTGATGGGCGAGATCGATCTCGAAAAGAATCCTGAATTCACTATTGCGATTGCATTTGGCGACGGTCATCATGCTGCACTGACTGGGATGCTACAGAGTCTGGCGACGCCATTTGAAGATCATCTGAAGCGATTCCTGGTGCAGTGGGAGAGAGCTCGCTCTCCGGAGCATCTGACCAAGGCCGCGACAGATGGAGGATGGCTTGCGAGAATCAGCCAAAATGTCCTGCTGACGCACGAAGACAAGAGTTTCTCGGGCGCATTTATCGCATCAGCTTCGATTCCGTGGGGAGCATCGAAAGGTGACTATGACCTGGGCGGATATCACTTGGTGTGGACGCGTGACATGGTCCAGACTGCGACGGCATTATTGGCCTGCGACCGAGAAGACACGGCACTGCGAGCACTGGTGTATCTGGCTTGTACACAGCGTCCGGATGGGAGCTTTGCACAGAATTTCTGGATCGATGGAACGCCGTATTGGCAAGGCATCCAGCTCGATGAGGTTGCATTCCCCATCATTCTGGCGTGGCGCTTGTGGAAGCGCGAAAAGCTGGGGAGTTTTCAGGTATTTCCTTTTGTTGAGCGTGCCGCGAGTTTCCTGATCAAGTACGCTCCAATTACGCAGCAGGAGCGCTGGGAGGAGACGGCGGGGTATTCACCTTCGACGCTGGCAGCGGTGATTGCGGGCTTGATCTGTGCGGCCGATATTGCGCGTGCACATGCTTCGCTGGAACTGGCCGGATTTTTGGAAGGATACGCAGATTGGATCGAGGCGCACCTGGACGAGTGGACAACAACCGATGACGGTGTGGTACTTCCAGAGGTGAAGCGTCATTATGTGCGGGTTCATCCTCCATGTCCAGGCGAACCATTTCACGATGACAGCGTTCCGGTAGGTTCGTTCCGGATCGCCAATCGTGGACCAGAGGAAAAAAGCGTCTTCGAGGCTCGCGAGGTAGTCGATGGCGGGTTCCTGGAGTTAGTGCGATACGGAATCCGAAGAGCAGACGACCCACTCATCGTAGATTCACTGAAGGTGGTCGATCATGTTCTGAAGGTGGATACTCCGTTCGGTCCATGCTGGCGCAGATATAACCATGACGGTTATGGTCAGAAAAAAGACGGCGGACCTTATGACGGTTGGGGGCAAGGTCGCCCATGGCCCTTGCTGACAGGTGAGCGGGCGCACTACGAACTGGCGGCAGGGAAAAATTGCAGCAAACTGACCACGGCGATCGAGGGGTTTAGTTCGAAGGGCGGCATGTTACCGGAACAGATCTGGGATGAGGCCGATCTTCCGTCGAGGAGAATGTATCTAGGACGCTCCGCGGGAGCGGCACAGCCGCTGGTATGGGCCCACTCTGAATATCTGAAGCTGTTGCGGTCATTGGCCGATGGCGAGGTCTTTGACCGCATTCCCATTGTTGCGGAGCGTTATGCGGTTGCTCCCGGCGAACGGAACTTTAAAAATCATCTGGAGATCTACTCTGCAGGGCGGCCGGTCAGGAAGATTCGGGCAGGATCGACGCTGCGAATTGTGGATATGGGACATTTTCGGGCGGTCTATACGACAGATGACTGGTCGACGGTCAAAGAGGTGGTTTCGACGCTGGTGAGCGCATCAGGAGCCTATGTAGATATTGCAACGGACGCTAAACAGGCAGGGAAGATCATCTTTACGCAGTGCTGGCCCCAGGATGGTGAGCCAGACCGTTGGCTTGGGAAAAATGTGGAAGTTGAGATTGTGTCCTGA
- the tkt gene encoding transketolase produces the protein MSEQQNDQQNALDQLSINALRFLAVDAVQKANSGHPGAPLGCAPIAYLLYHKLMKYDPSDPKWIDRDRFVLSNGHASALLYGVLHLAGYDLPISQLEQFRQWGSHTPGHPEYGEAPGVEVTTGPLGQGFAMAAGLATAEKHMAAVYNRDGHKIIDHYTYALCGDGDLMEGISHEAASLAGTLGLGKLIVLYDDNLISLDGPTELSYTEDVTERFHAYHWHVQMVDDGNDLVALEAAIKAAKAETTKPSLIRVRTVIGYGSPKAGTSKVHGEPLGAEAVKETKKNLGWPEDKSFYVPEEAARNWAQAKEKGKKAHAEWQKNFDEYKKAYPEPAAEFDRVIKSKLADGWEKKIPTFPTEKAVATRNAGQVVMNAVAGVVPELFGGAADLTASTKTIFKDSPNFHVDPKGRNVFFGVREFGMCAMVNGMAAHGGLIPFGSTFFTFSDYARNAIRLAALMSIHSLFIFTHDSVGLGEDGPTHQPIEQLMSLRLIPHLTDFRPADANETAAAWQLALERKSASWMALSRQDLPVLDAAKYKVFEGVRKGAYVLEEKGKDIILIGTGSEVSLVMKAAEELKAAGIGATVVSMPSFKLFDEQDEAYKVSIFPENTPKLAVEAGSTMGWYKYVGHNGGVIGIDRFGASAPGPVAMEKLGISVAHVVEKAKQLVKK, from the coding sequence ATGAGCGAACAGCAGAATGATCAGCAGAATGCGCTAGACCAGCTCTCCATCAATGCTCTCCGTTTTCTCGCCGTGGATGCGGTACAAAAGGCGAATTCAGGCCATCCCGGTGCTCCTCTGGGTTGCGCCCCGATCGCCTATCTGCTCTACCACAAGTTGATGAAGTACGATCCGTCAGATCCAAAGTGGATCGACCGCGATCGCTTTGTGCTGTCGAATGGACATGCTTCGGCATTGTTGTATGGCGTTCTGCATCTTGCTGGCTACGATTTGCCGATATCGCAACTGGAGCAGTTCCGCCAGTGGGGATCGCACACGCCGGGGCATCCGGAATATGGTGAAGCCCCTGGCGTTGAGGTTACGACGGGGCCGCTCGGACAGGGATTCGCAATGGCCGCAGGTCTTGCAACCGCGGAAAAGCATATGGCAGCTGTTTACAACCGCGATGGGCACAAGATTATCGATCACTACACCTATGCTTTGTGTGGTGATGGCGACCTCATGGAAGGAATTTCGCACGAAGCAGCTTCGTTGGCCGGAACGCTAGGCTTGGGCAAGTTGATTGTGCTGTATGACGACAACCTGATTTCGTTGGATGGTCCGACAGAGTTGAGCTACACCGAGGACGTGACAGAGCGCTTCCATGCCTATCACTGGCATGTACAGATGGTGGACGACGGGAATGATCTTGTTGCGCTTGAAGCAGCGATCAAGGCGGCAAAAGCGGAAACGACGAAGCCTTCACTGATCCGTGTACGCACTGTGATCGGTTATGGCAGTCCCAAGGCAGGCACCAGCAAGGTGCACGGCGAACCCTTAGGGGCAGAGGCCGTCAAAGAGACCAAGAAGAATCTCGGCTGGCCTGAGGATAAAAGCTTCTATGTTCCCGAAGAAGCCGCGAGGAACTGGGCTCAGGCCAAGGAGAAAGGCAAGAAAGCCCACGCGGAGTGGCAAAAGAACTTTGACGAGTACAAGAAGGCCTATCCCGAGCCGGCTGCAGAGTTTGATCGCGTTATCAAATCGAAGCTCGCCGATGGTTGGGAAAAGAAGATTCCGACCTTCCCGACAGAAAAGGCTGTGGCGACCCGTAATGCTGGTCAGGTAGTGATGAACGCCGTTGCCGGAGTTGTGCCTGAGTTGTTCGGCGGGGCAGCCGATCTCACGGCTTCAACCAAGACGATTTTCAAGGACTCGCCAAACTTCCACGTCGATCCCAAGGGGCGCAATGTTTTCTTCGGTGTGCGCGAGTTTGGAATGTGCGCGATGGTGAATGGCATGGCAGCCCATGGCGGATTGATTCCGTTCGGTTCGACGTTTTTCACCTTCTCGGACTACGCGCGTAATGCGATCCGTCTTGCAGCGCTGATGAGCATACACTCGCTGTTTATCTTTACGCACGACTCGGTGGGCCTTGGTGAAGATGGACCGACGCACCAGCCGATTGAGCAGCTGATGTCGCTGCGTCTGATTCCGCACCTGACGGATTTCCGTCCTGCTGATGCAAATGAGACAGCAGCAGCATGGCAGTTGGCCCTTGAGCGCAAGAGCGCAAGCTGGATGGCGTTATCTCGTCAGGATCTTCCAGTATTGGATGCCGCGAAGTACAAGGTTTTCGAAGGCGTACGCAAAGGAGCCTATGTGCTGGAAGAAAAGGGTAAGGACATTATCCTTATTGGCACAGGCTCAGAGGTTTCGCTAGTGATGAAAGCCGCAGAAGAGTTGAAGGCGGCAGGCATTGGAGCCACGGTGGTCTCCATGCCTAGCTTCAAACTGTTCGACGAACAGGACGAGGCATACAAGGTTTCGATCTTCCCCGAGAACACACCGAAGCTGGCGGTTGAAGCAGGTTCGACGATGGGCTGGTACAAGTACGTCGGTCACAATGGTGGCGTGATCGGAATCGATCGCTTCGGCGCTTCGGCTCCTGGACCGGTTGCCATGGAAAAGCTGGGCATCAGCGTTGCACATGTTGTCGAAAAGGCGAAGCAGCTAGTGAAGAAGTAA
- a CDS encoding oxidoreductase translates to MAETGKPRVWFITGSSTGFGRLLAEEVLKTGDVVVATARKVEQVADLEVQYPERALALALDVTNQQQVNAAVAKTLERFGRVDVLVNNAGYGVAGAIEEVSDTELRPMYEANVFGLLRVTRAFLPQLRKQRSGHILNLSSIGGLTAGPGWGLYQSTKFAVEGLSEALAQEIAPLGIRVTIIEPGPFRTDFLGRSSQEATKKIEDYHSTADNARLYRSEQDGKQPGDPLKAVQAMIQVVDSPNPPLRLLLGASALKRVKQKIETWQKEITAWEPVTVGADFPESQ, encoded by the coding sequence ATGGCAGAGACAGGTAAGCCGCGCGTATGGTTCATTACGGGTAGCTCGACCGGATTCGGTCGGCTACTAGCGGAAGAGGTCCTGAAAACTGGAGATGTTGTTGTCGCAACTGCGCGCAAAGTTGAACAGGTTGCCGACCTTGAAGTTCAATATCCAGAACGTGCACTTGCACTCGCATTAGACGTGACGAACCAGCAGCAGGTGAATGCAGCTGTTGCCAAGACGTTGGAGCGATTTGGCCGTGTAGACGTGTTGGTCAACAACGCTGGTTACGGAGTAGCGGGTGCGATTGAAGAGGTCTCCGACACAGAGTTGAGGCCGATGTATGAAGCAAACGTCTTTGGCTTGTTGCGTGTAACAAGAGCCTTTCTTCCCCAGCTTCGCAAACAGCGCAGCGGTCATATTCTGAACTTATCTTCGATTGGTGGACTGACGGCCGGACCGGGGTGGGGGCTGTATCAGAGCACAAAGTTTGCAGTAGAAGGTCTATCAGAGGCTCTTGCCCAAGAGATAGCTCCTCTGGGGATTCGCGTCACGATTATTGAGCCGGGACCATTCCGAACGGACTTTCTGGGGCGTTCGAGCCAGGAGGCTACCAAAAAAATTGAGGATTATCACTCGACAGCGGATAACGCTCGCTTATACCGGAGTGAGCAAGATGGAAAACAGCCTGGAGATCCATTGAAGGCGGTGCAGGCAATGATTCAAGTGGTGGATTCTCCGAATCCTCCGTTGCGTTTGTTGCTGGGCGCAAGCGCACTGAAGCGTGTGAAACAGAAGATTGAAACGTGGCAGAAGGAGATTACAGCCTGGGAGCCGGTAACGGTAGGCGCTGATTTTCCGGAAAGCCAGTAA
- the gnd gene encoding phosphogluconate dehydrogenase (NAD(+)-dependent, decarboxylating) — MQKSFQVHRLVRKGKRMELGIIGLGKMGFNMAERLKLAGHKVVGFDFNKDATAKLTASGSLGVNSLEDLVKNLSAPRAIWIMVPSGDPVDQTIAELEALLEKGDTIIDGGNSNYKDTQRRHATVTAKGFEYVDCGTSGGVWGLKEGYSLMIGGDKAPVERLTPIFQALAPSPTEGWGHVGPSGSGHFVKMVHNGIEYGLMQAYAEGFSIMKAKQELNLDLTQISHIWQKGSVVRSWLLDLTAGALDKNPTLAGLEAWVPDSGEGRWTVMEAIDLNISAPVITESLIRRVRSREENNFTDRMISIMRGAFGGHDVKKAE, encoded by the coding sequence GTGCAGAAGAGTTTCCAGGTACATCGTCTAGTAAGGAAAGGAAAGAGGATGGAATTAGGAATTATCGGACTCGGCAAGATGGGATTCAACATGGCAGAGCGGCTTAAGCTCGCGGGGCATAAAGTAGTCGGGTTCGACTTTAACAAGGATGCGACGGCGAAGCTGACTGCTTCGGGCTCGCTGGGCGTGAACTCCCTTGAAGATCTGGTGAAAAATCTCTCCGCGCCACGTGCTATTTGGATCATGGTTCCCTCGGGCGATCCCGTGGACCAGACGATCGCAGAGCTCGAGGCATTACTGGAGAAGGGTGACACCATCATCGATGGCGGCAACTCGAACTATAAGGACACGCAACGTCGTCATGCGACCGTGACGGCGAAGGGTTTTGAATATGTCGACTGCGGAACCTCCGGTGGAGTGTGGGGGCTCAAGGAGGGCTACAGCCTGATGATCGGCGGTGACAAGGCTCCTGTGGAACGGCTGACTCCGATCTTTCAGGCGCTGGCTCCTTCGCCAACTGAGGGCTGGGGGCATGTTGGGCCTTCTGGTTCAGGGCACTTCGTGAAGATGGTTCACAACGGAATCGAGTATGGCCTGATGCAGGCCTATGCCGAGGGGTTCTCGATTATGAAGGCGAAGCAGGAGCTGAATCTTGATCTGACGCAGATCTCGCATATTTGGCAGAAGGGCTCCGTGGTGCGCTCGTGGCTGTTGGATCTTACAGCAGGTGCGTTGGACAAAAATCCCACGCTGGCAGGACTCGAAGCTTGGGTTCCAGATTCAGGAGAAGGGCGCTGGACTGTGATGGAAGCGATCGACCTGAACATCTCCGCGCCGGTCATTACAGAGTCGCTGATCCGCAGGGTGCGCTCGCGTGAGGAGAACAACTTTACGGATCGCATGATCTCGATTATGCGTGGTGCATTCGGCGGCCATGATGTGAAGAAGGCGGAGTAA